The Lycium barbarum isolate Lr01 chromosome 9, ASM1917538v2, whole genome shotgun sequence genome has a segment encoding these proteins:
- the LOC132609288 gene encoding uncharacterized protein LOC132609288 — MASKKNNKKINNAAASSSVNVPQDNKTPKELKAKGKLAKKSSNLNSAQRKEAEATPQSLSRNKKKIVKDGNQRSNFDKKDALKEAEATPQSQSRNKEKNAKDGNQRNNFDKKDTRKTQNINSGNKGKGSTSEMSVDVEKDGKAEKGVGGVIFMCNAKTKDDCFRYHVMGVSAMKKDIIMGIKPGLKLFLFDFDLKLMYGIYEATSAGGMKLEPAAFGGNFPAQVRFKIDKDCIPLPENLFKRAIKDNYDERTHKFKTELTFKQVEQLNKLFRPAPQLHPTSKHSGSEPVTRPPSAAPLPSKEPSREHAYGMQYSRSKAAENFSSYGHERERQQHAGHLIMPREVDSEPRFLTEKEYRSYGLQSAKHLQPTASAVVDRRLDHYESEQGREHLRRTPTSVGSDAALARKETLHTEPLYPSEREYRTYGLKARSEIPAVESSATGISATPTNHGLLNHVKDTYDPYDESTASIVNRYLSLPRTVVPPVESYSSTGRESFASDPYSAIGIRGHAERYHTENERAYPPMGRFHTENERAYPPTGRFHTEDERLYLPTGRFHTENERAYPPYAPQLPPDYSLKYHHVRDEPRYPPSVSSRYSFGGPSAPRH, encoded by the exons ATGGCTTCCAAGAAAAACAATAAAAAGATCAATAATGCGGCTGCATCTAGTTCTGTAAATGTACCTCAAGACAATAAAACCCCGAAGGAACTAAAGGCTAAAGGTAAACTTGCAAAAAAGTCCTCCAACTTAAACTCCGCCCAAAGGAAAGAAGCTGAGGCCACTCCACAATCTCTATCCAGAAACAAGAAGAAGATTGTAAAAGATGGCAACCAAAGAAGTAATTTTGATAAAAAAGATGCTTTGAAAGAAGCTGAGGCCACTCCACAATCTCAATCCAGAAACAAGGAGAAGAATGCAAAAGATGGcaaccaaagaaataattttgatAAAAAAGATACTAGGAAGACCCAAAACATAAACAGTGGAAACAAAGGAAAGGGAAGTACAAGTGAAATGAGTGTAGATGTGGAGAAGGACGGAAAAGCTGAAAAGGGTGTTGGTGGAGTGATTTTCATGTGCAATGCAAAGACCAAAGACGATTGTTTTAGATATCATGTGATGGGTGTCTCAGCTATGAAGAAAGACATTATTATGGGGATCAAACCCGGTCTCAAGCTTTTTCTCTTTGATTTTGATCTTAAGCTCATGTATGGTATTTACGAGGCAACATCTGCTGGTGGAATGAAACTTGAACCAGCTGCATTTGGTGGGAACTTTCCAGCCCAG GTTCGCTTCAAGATAGACAAGGATTGCATTCCATTGCCTGAGAATTTGTTCAAGAGAGCAATTAAAGACAATTATGATGAAAGGACTCACAAGTTCAAGACCGAGTTGACATTTAAGCAG GTAGAGCAGTTGAACAAGCTGTTTAGGCCTGCACCACAGCTACATCCAACTTCCAAACATTCTGGGTCTGAGCCAGTTACTCGGCCCCCATCAGCAGCACCTTTGCCTAGCAAGGAACCTTCCAGGGAGCATGCATATGGAATGCAATACAGTAGAAGCAAAGCAGCTGAGAATTTTTCATCATATGGTCATGAAAGGGAAAGGCAGCAGCATGCAGGCCACCTTATCATGCCTAGAGAGGTTGACAGTGAACCTCGTTTCCTCACTGAGAAAGAATATAGAAGCTATGGTCTTCAATCAGCAAAGCATCTGCAGCCCACTGCTTCTGCAGTAGTTGACCGCAGATTGGATCATTATGAATCTGAACAAGGAAGGGAACATCTCCGAAGAACTCCTACCAGTGTTGGTAGTGATGCAGCTTTAGCACGAAAAGAGACTCTACACACTGAACCTTTATATCCAAGTGAAAGGGAGTATCGAACTTATGGCCTCAAGGCTCGCAGTGAAATACCTGCTGTGGAAAGTAGTGCTACAGGAATTTCAGCCACACCTACCAATCATGGTTTACTAAATCATGTTAAGGATACATATGATCCTTATGATGAGAGTACTGCCTCAATTGTAAACCGATATCTCTCTCTGCCTAGGACGGTGGTACCACCTGTAGAGTCGTACTCTTCAACAGGCAGAGAGTCTTTTGCAAGTGATCCCTATTCTGCAATTGGCATCAGAGGTCATGCGGAAAGATACCACACTGAAAATGAAAGAGCATATCCACCAATGGGAAGATTCCACACTGAAAATGAAAGAGCATATCCACCAACGGGAAGATTCCACACTGAAGATGAAAGACTATATCTACCTACGGGAAGATTCCACACTGAAAATGAAAGAGCGTATCCACCATATGCTCCTCAATTACCACCAGACTACAGCTTGAAATATCACCATGTTAGGGATGAGCCTAGATACCCACCTTCAGTCTCATCTCGCTATTCCTTTGGGGGACCATCTGCACCTCGTCATTGA
- the LOC132610723 gene encoding uncharacterized protein LOC132610723 isoform X2 gives MEVRERRKWGVSASDVVSHFGTSGMSVAAATGITHPLDVLKVRLQMQLVGQRGPLVGMGRLSLQVVESEGLRSLYLGLVPALTRSVLYGGLRLGLYEPSKYLCELAFESTNILVKIASGAFSGAVATALTNPAEVLKVRLQMNTRSSVGPIHEMRRIASEEGVRALWKGVGPAMARAATLTASQLATYDESKQALIKYTPLEEGFHLHLISSTIAGTVSTLMTAPMDMVKTRLMLQRESRVAGMYRNGLHCAYQVLLSEGPSGLYKGGLAIFARLAPQTMITFVLCEKLRGLAGLKAI, from the exons ATGGAGGTGAGGGAGAGACGAAAATGGGGTGTTTCAGCATCTGATGTTGTGTCGCATTTTGGTACAAGTGGAATGTCTGTTGCTGCTGCAACTGGAATCACTCATCCTTTAG ATGTTCTGAAAGTTAGACTGCAGATGCAACTTGTTGGCCAGAGAGGTCCATTGGTCGGAATG GGGAGGCTTTCTCTTCAAGTAGTTGAAAGCGAAGGACTGAGGTCCTTGTATCTGGGACTGGTGCCTGCATTGACAAGGTCAGTTCTTTATGGTGGTCTCCGTTTAGGCTTATATGAACCATCAAAATATCTATGTGAATTGGCTTTTGAGTCCACCAATATCTTGGTGAAGATTGCATCTGGAGCATTCTCAGGGGCCGTTGCCACAGCACTGACCAATCCCGCGGAAGTTTTGAAG GTACGGCTGCAAATGAACACGAGATCAAGCGTAGGTCCAATCCATGAAATGAGGAGAATTGCTTCAGAAGAGGGAGTAAGAGCTCTTTGGAAGGGGGTTGGGCCTGCTATGGCTAGAGCTGCCACTTTGACTGCATCTCAGTTAGCCACATATGATGAATCCAAGCAGGCACTTATAAAATATACTCCCCTGGAGGAAGGATTTCATCTTCATCTCAT CTCAAGTACCATAGCAGGGACCGTTAGCACGCTTATGACAGCGCCAATGGACATGGTTAAAACCCGTCTTATGTTGCAGAGAGAATCAAGAGTTGCAGGAATGTATAGAAATGGATTGCACTGTGCATATCAG GTACTTCTCAGTGAAGGTCCTTCTGGTCTTTATAAAGG AGGCCTCGCAATATTTGCAAGATTGGCTCCACAAACCATGATTACATTTGTACTGTGTGAGAAGCTTCGGGGGCTGGCTGGACTAAAAGCCATTTGA
- the LOC132609310 gene encoding RNA-binding protein BRN1: protein MAELQKDSEEAERVKLFVGQVPKHMTEPQLLDFFKDFAIVDEVNLIKDKTTRASRGCCFVICPSREEADKAVNACHNKMTLPGASSPLQVKYADGELERLEHKLFVGMLPKNVSDAEVSALFSQYGVIKDLQILRGSQQTSKGCAFLKYEKKEQAVAAIEALNGKHKMEGATVPLVVKWADTEKERQARRAQKSLSQASDSRQHPSLFGALPMGYMPPYNGYGYQTPGAYGLMQYRLPSMQNQPGFQNIVPPINQASSLRGGAPDLSPGISPRNYAMSPGSYVGSAYPAVPGIQYPMPYTGGVMNTRPPSGSSGSIPPSTVNSHSAASSSVGSSTGGQVEGPPGANLFIYHIPQEFGDQELADEFQPFGRVLSAKVFVDKATGVSKCFGFVSYDSPAAAQTAISRMNGRQLGSKKLKVQLKRDNKQNKHY, encoded by the exons ATGGCGGAGTTGCAGAAGGATAGCGAAGAGGCTGAAAGAGTGAAGTTATTCGTAGGTCAAGTACCCAAACACATGACTGAACCACAACTACTCGACTTCTTTAAAGACTTTGCTATCGTTGACGAAGTCAACCTCATCAAAGACAAAACTACTCGTGCTTCTCGAG gatGTTGTTTTGTGATCTGTCCATCTAGAGAAGAAGCGGATAAGGCTGTTAATGCATGTCACAACAAGATGACGCTTCCCGGT GCTTCCAGTCCGCTGCAAGTGAAGTATGCTGATGGCGAATTGGAAAGACTAG AGCACAAGCTTTTTGTTGGGATGCTTCCAAAGAATGTTTCTGACGCTGAAGTATCTGCGTTGTTCTCCCAATATGGAGTCATTAAAGATTTGCAGATTCTCAGAGGTTCTCAGCAAACTAGTAAAG GATGTGCTTTTTTGAAGTATGAGAAAAAAGAACAAGCAGTTGCAGCAATAGAGGCCCTCAATGGAAAGCATAAGATGGAG GGTGCTACTGTCCCTTTGGTAGTCAAATGGGCAGATACTGAAAAGGAAAGGCAAGCCCGGAGGGCTCAGAAATCTCTATCTCAAGCTTCTGACTCTAGACAGCATCCTTCTTTGTTTGGAGCCCTACCAATGGGTTACATGCCACCATACAATGGCTACGGTTATCAG ACTCCTGGGGCATATGGGCTCATGCAGTATCGCCTACCATCAATGCAGAATCAGCCCGGATTTCAGAATATAGTTCCACCAATAAACCAAGCAAGTTCTCTACGTGGAGGTGCACCAGATCTTTCACCTGGAATTAGCCCAAGAAATTATGCCATGTCACCTGGAAGTTATGTTGGATCCGCTTACCCTGCTGTTCCAGGGATTCAGTATCCAATGCCATATACTGGAGGCGTTATGAACACCAGACCACCAAGTGGTTCTTCCGGTTCGATCCCCCCTAGTACTGTAAACAGTCATTCTGCAGCATCTTCAAGTGTCGGTTCAAGTACAGGGGGCCAGGTTGAAG GTCCACCTGGTGCTAATCTATTTATTTACCATATTCCTCAAGAATTTGGTGATCAAGAGCTTGCAGATGAATTTCAGCCTTTTGGTAGGGTCTTGAGTGCGAAGGTGTTTGTTGACAAAGCTACTGGTGTTAGCAAATGTTTTG GATTTGTAAGTTATGATTCTCCAGCAGCTGCACAAACTGCAATCAGTAGGATGAATGGTCGCCAATTAGGTAGTAAGAAGTTGAAGGTTCAGCTTAAAAGGGACAACAAACAGAATAAACATTATTGA
- the LOC132610723 gene encoding uncharacterized protein LOC132610723 isoform X1, with product MTGDSRPATGKTLSSGSMEVRERRKWGVSASDVVSHFGTSGMSVAAATGITHPLDVLKVRLQMQLVGQRGPLVGMGRLSLQVVESEGLRSLYLGLVPALTRSVLYGGLRLGLYEPSKYLCELAFESTNILVKIASGAFSGAVATALTNPAEVLKVRLQMNTRSSVGPIHEMRRIASEEGVRALWKGVGPAMARAATLTASQLATYDESKQALIKYTPLEEGFHLHLISSTIAGTVSTLMTAPMDMVKTRLMLQRESRVAGMYRNGLHCAYQVLLSEGPSGLYKGGLAIFARLAPQTMITFVLCEKLRGLAGLKAI from the exons ATGACCGGTGACTCAAGGCCAGCAACCGGAAAAACTCTCTCTTCAG GATCCATGGAGGTGAGGGAGAGACGAAAATGGGGTGTTTCAGCATCTGATGTTGTGTCGCATTTTGGTACAAGTGGAATGTCTGTTGCTGCTGCAACTGGAATCACTCATCCTTTAG ATGTTCTGAAAGTTAGACTGCAGATGCAACTTGTTGGCCAGAGAGGTCCATTGGTCGGAATG GGGAGGCTTTCTCTTCAAGTAGTTGAAAGCGAAGGACTGAGGTCCTTGTATCTGGGACTGGTGCCTGCATTGACAAGGTCAGTTCTTTATGGTGGTCTCCGTTTAGGCTTATATGAACCATCAAAATATCTATGTGAATTGGCTTTTGAGTCCACCAATATCTTGGTGAAGATTGCATCTGGAGCATTCTCAGGGGCCGTTGCCACAGCACTGACCAATCCCGCGGAAGTTTTGAAG GTACGGCTGCAAATGAACACGAGATCAAGCGTAGGTCCAATCCATGAAATGAGGAGAATTGCTTCAGAAGAGGGAGTAAGAGCTCTTTGGAAGGGGGTTGGGCCTGCTATGGCTAGAGCTGCCACTTTGACTGCATCTCAGTTAGCCACATATGATGAATCCAAGCAGGCACTTATAAAATATACTCCCCTGGAGGAAGGATTTCATCTTCATCTCAT CTCAAGTACCATAGCAGGGACCGTTAGCACGCTTATGACAGCGCCAATGGACATGGTTAAAACCCGTCTTATGTTGCAGAGAGAATCAAGAGTTGCAGGAATGTATAGAAATGGATTGCACTGTGCATATCAG GTACTTCTCAGTGAAGGTCCTTCTGGTCTTTATAAAGG AGGCCTCGCAATATTTGCAAGATTGGCTCCACAAACCATGATTACATTTGTACTGTGTGAGAAGCTTCGGGGGCTGGCTGGACTAAAAGCCATTTGA